A single region of the Pararhodospirillum photometricum DSM 122 genome encodes:
- a CDS encoding aminotransferase class V-fold PLP-dependent enzyme, whose protein sequence is MTALSSPPPRADDGYDVEAVRADFPVFQLRVHGDKPVIYLDSGASAQKPRAVIDAMTRMMETEYANVHRGTYWLSEQATTAYEASRETVRRFLNAARGEEIVFTMGATDALNLVAQSYGRGVLQPGQAVLISAMEHHSNIVPWQMLRDEKGIALKVCPITDDGALDRDAFARLLTPEVGLVAITQTSNVLGTVTPAADIIRQAHAVGARVLLDGCQGVVHGPVDVQALDVDFYVFSAHKLYGPTGLGVLYAKHELLERMPPWRGGGDMIRSVTFERSEWADPPAKFEAGTPPIVQAVGLAAAIDYVSSLGLPAIARHEADLLSYATQQLCAVPGLRLYGTAPGKVAVLSFTLDGIHPHDMAALLDRQGVCLRVGHHCAQPLMERLGVSATARASLGLYNQRSDIDALVRGLDLVRSFFA, encoded by the coding sequence ATGACGGCTCTTTCCAGCCCCCCCCCACGGGCCGATGACGGCTACGACGTGGAAGCGGTCCGGGCCGATTTCCCGGTGTTCCAACTCCGGGTGCACGGCGACAAGCCGGTGATCTACCTCGACAGCGGCGCCTCGGCGCAAAAGCCGCGCGCGGTGATCGACGCCATGACGCGGATGATGGAAACCGAGTACGCCAACGTCCATCGCGGCACCTACTGGCTCTCGGAACAGGCGACCACGGCCTACGAGGCGTCGCGCGAGACCGTGCGGCGTTTCTTGAACGCGGCGCGGGGCGAGGAGATCGTCTTCACCATGGGGGCAACTGACGCCCTCAATCTGGTGGCCCAGAGCTATGGCCGGGGCGTGTTGCAGCCGGGGCAGGCGGTGCTGATCAGCGCCATGGAGCACCACTCCAACATCGTGCCCTGGCAGATGCTGCGCGACGAAAAAGGCATCGCCCTCAAGGTTTGCCCGATCACCGACGACGGCGCCTTGGACCGCGACGCCTTCGCCCGCCTGCTGACGCCCGAGGTCGGGCTGGTGGCGATCACCCAGACCTCGAACGTCTTGGGCACGGTGACGCCCGCCGCCGATATCATCCGCCAAGCCCACGCCGTGGGGGCGCGGGTGCTGCTCGATGGCTGCCAGGGCGTGGTCCACGGCCCCGTCGATGTCCAGGCGCTGGACGTGGACTTTTACGTGTTCTCGGCACACAAGCTCTACGGCCCGACCGGCCTCGGGGTGCTGTACGCCAAGCACGAGCTGTTGGAGCGCATGCCGCCTTGGCGCGGCGGCGGCGATATGATCCGCTCGGTGACGTTCGAGCGCTCCGAGTGGGCCGACCCTCCGGCCAAGTTTGAAGCCGGCACGCCGCCGATTGTCCAGGCGGTCGGGCTGGCGGCGGCCATCGACTATGTGTCGAGCCTGGGCCTCCCGGCCATCGCCCGCCACGAAGCCGACCTGCTGTCCTACGCCACCCAGCAACTCTGTGCGGTGCCGGGCCTGCGCCTGTATGGCACCGCACCGGGCAAGGTGGCGGTGCTGTCGTTTACCCTGGACGGCATCCATCCCCACGACATGGCAGCCCTGCTGGACCGCCAGGGGGTGTGTCTGCGGGTTGGTCATCACTGTGCCCAGCCGCTGATGGAGCGCCTGGGGGTGTCGGCGACGGCCCGCGCCTCCCTGGGGCTTTACAACCAACGTTCCGACATCGACGCCCTGGTCCGGGGCCTGGACCTCGTGCGTTCGTTTTTCGCCTGA
- a CDS encoding DUF59 domain-containing protein produces the protein MMPPYALSASPMDPPEEGEVARCGTPLEPGTPAATVDAVIDVLREIYDPEIPVNIYDLGLIYDVSVEADGTCKILMTLTAPACPVAGTLPPEMAQRVAAIPGVGEVIITLAWDPPWTPERMSEVARVALDMF, from the coding sequence ATGATGCCTCCCTATGCCCTGTCCGCCTCGCCCATGGACCCGCCCGAGGAGGGCGAGGTTGCCCGCTGCGGCACGCCGTTGGAACCGGGCACGCCCGCCGCCACGGTCGATGCGGTGATCGACGTTCTGCGCGAGATCTATGACCCGGAAATCCCGGTCAACATCTATGACCTGGGCCTGATTTACGACGTGAGCGTGGAAGCCGACGGCACGTGCAAGATCCTGATGACCCTGACCGCCCCGGCCTGCCCGGTCGCCGGCACCTTGCCGCCAGAAATGGCCCAACGGGTGGCCGCCATACCAGGGGTCGGCGAGGTGATCATCACCTTGGCCTGGGATCCGCCGTGGACGCCGGAACGTATGAGTGAGGTGGCCAGGGTTGCCCTGGACATGTTCTGA
- a CDS encoding HesB/IscA family protein: MALPPSLHLTPAAVTRVKALMARADQPVRGLRVGVAQKGCSGLSYRVDYAEDGPRPLEEVVSQDGATVFIEPGAVLYLIGSEMDYQEDALQASFVFKNPNEKARCGCGESFAV; this comes from the coding sequence ATGGCTCTTCCGCCGTCCCTTCACCTGACCCCGGCCGCCGTCACGCGCGTCAAGGCCCTGATGGCCCGGGCCGATCAGCCGGTGCGGGGCCTGCGCGTTGGCGTGGCCCAAAAGGGGTGCTCGGGCCTGTCCTACCGGGTGGACTACGCCGAGGACGGCCCGCGCCCGCTGGAAGAGGTGGTGAGCCAAGACGGCGCCACCGTCTTCATCGAGCCCGGGGCGGTCCTGTACCTGATCGGTAGCGAGATGGATTATCAGGAAGACGCGCTTCAGGCGTCGTTTGTCTTCAAGAACCCCAACGAAAAAGCCCGCTGCGGCTGCGGCGAAAGCTTCGCGGTCTAA
- a CDS encoding metallopeptidase family protein codes for MSDLPPFTHPPSLADLDLMARAALDTLPEVLRAQCTDLVVRVEEFPDEEVQVSMGLESPFDLLGLYHGVSIDRKSLGDVPGGPDMVFLYRSPVLDYWIETGEDLNRLVRHVLIHEIGHHFGFSDEEMADLETQA; via the coding sequence ATGAGCGACCTGCCGCCTTTCACCCATCCGCCCTCCCTGGCCGATCTTGATCTGATGGCCCGGGCCGCCCTTGATACCTTACCCGAGGTGCTGCGCGCCCAGTGCACCGATCTCGTCGTGCGCGTTGAGGAGTTTCCCGACGAGGAGGTGCAGGTGTCCATGGGCCTGGAGAGCCCGTTTGACCTCTTGGGTCTGTACCATGGGGTGTCGATTGACCGGAAGAGCCTGGGCGATGTGCCGGGCGGGCCTGACATGGTCTTTTTGTATCGCTCGCCGGTGCTCGATTACTGGATCGAGACGGGGGAAGACCTGAACCGCTTGGTTCGTCACGTTTTGATTCATGAAATCGGCCATCACTTCGGCTTTTCCGACGAAGAGATGGCCGACCTGGAAACGCAAGCCTAA
- a CDS encoding 4a-hydroxytetrahydrobiopterin dehydratase, whose translation MTAPLDDPTRTTALATLPAWSLVPGRDALTRTLTFKDFNEAFGFMARVALIAEKQEHHPEWTNIYNTVHLTLSTHDAGGLTHKDITLAQAIDRLAG comes from the coding sequence ATGACCGCTCCCCTCGACGATCCGACCCGGACTACCGCCCTCGCCACCCTGCCCGCGTGGTCTTTGGTGCCGGGGCGCGATGCCCTGACCCGCACCCTCACGTTCAAGGATTTCAACGAAGCATTCGGCTTTATGGCCCGCGTGGCCCTGATCGCCGAAAAACAGGAACACCATCCCGAATGGACCAATATTTACAACACCGTCCATCTTACGCTGTCCACCCACGATGCCGGGGGGCTCACCCACAAGGACATCACCTTGGCCCAGGCCATCGATCGACTGGCCGGCTGA
- a CDS encoding DMT family transporter, whose translation MNSAAHRSRATLIGATAIMMWGTLALLTTWTGTIPPFQLTAMAFSVAFVLMAGKWIVTGAPALSHLRQPKAAWALGLAGLFGFHFFYFMALRLAPAVEASLISYLWPLLIVLFAALLPGERLRWFHIGGALLGLAGTVLLVTRGGTIAFDPANLPGHLSALTCAVLWAAYSVLSRRFGTVPTDAVGWFCGATAVLAAVCHLLFETTVWPASVSEGLAVLGLGLGPVGAAFFVWDHGVKHGDIQVLGALSYTAPLISTTLLLAFGQGHFSPVVVAACLLIVGGALVASRDLLIRRRA comes from the coding sequence ATGAACAGCGCCGCCCACCGCTCCCGCGCCACCTTGATCGGCGCCACCGCCATCATGATGTGGGGCACCCTGGCGCTGCTGACCACCTGGACCGGCACCATTCCGCCCTTCCAGCTCACCGCCATGGCGTTCAGCGTGGCGTTTGTCCTGATGGCCGGCAAATGGATCGTGACCGGCGCCCCGGCTCTGAGCCACTTGCGCCAGCCCAAAGCCGCCTGGGCCCTTGGCCTCGCCGGCCTGTTCGGCTTTCACTTCTTCTATTTCATGGCCCTGCGCCTCGCGCCGGCCGTCGAAGCCTCGCTGATTTCCTACCTATGGCCGCTGCTGATCGTGCTGTTCGCCGCCTTACTGCCGGGCGAACGCCTGCGCTGGTTTCACATTGGTGGAGCGCTGTTGGGCTTGGCCGGCACCGTCTTGCTGGTCACGCGCGGCGGCACCATCGCCTTCGACCCCGCCAACCTGCCAGGCCACCTCTCGGCCCTGACCTGCGCCGTTCTGTGGGCCGCCTACTCGGTCCTCTCGCGGCGCTTCGGCACCGTGCCCACCGATGCCGTCGGCTGGTTCTGCGGCGCCACCGCCGTTCTGGCTGCCGTCTGCCACCTGCTGTTTGAAACCACCGTCTGGCCCGCCAGCGTTAGCGAGGGCTTGGCCGTGCTCGGTCTTGGTCTCGGTCCGGTCGGCGCGGCGTTTTTTGTTTGGGATCACGGCGTTAAGCACGGCGACATCCAGGTTCTCGGCGCCCTCAGCTACACCGCCCCCCTAATCTCCACCACCTTGCTCCTCGCCTTCGGCCAAGGCCACTTCTCCCCCGTCGTCGTCGCCGCCTGCCTCCTCATCGTCGGCGGCGCCCTCGTGGCCAGTCGCGACCTGCTGATTCGGCGGAGGGCGTAG
- a CDS encoding BolA family protein: protein MAFGSGRGKPPPKAGRSGDWGFWPGKTKKDRLGRRGLPRPLGHGGPSLWSSAFPLSLPKGPAKGRRGLDRKHNRTKCRPMPHDKEIGMSSTPVSDRIRALLTSSLDPLHLEVYNDSRHHAGHYHPPKESPGHAQDETHLRVEIVALAFEGMSRLERHRKVIGLLKDLEGVHALSLGLRSPAENASA, encoded by the coding sequence ATGGCGTTCGGATCCGGTCGAGGCAAGCCACCACCCAAGGCGGGGCGCTCCGGTGACTGGGGCTTTTGGCCAGGAAAGACAAAAAAAGACAGGCTGGGGAGGCGGGGCCTTCCCAGACCCCTCGGTCACGGTGGTCCTTCGCTGTGGTCGTCCGCTTTCCCTCTTTCTTTACCTAAAGGCCCTGCTAAGGGAAGGCGAGGTCTTGATCGGAAGCACAACCGGACCAAATGTCGGCCTATGCCTCATGATAAGGAGATTGGCATGTCTTCCACCCCCGTCAGCGATCGGATCCGCGCTCTTCTTACGAGTTCTCTTGATCCTCTCCACTTGGAAGTTTATAACGACTCACGGCATCACGCTGGGCATTATCACCCGCCCAAGGAGTCTCCGGGGCATGCGCAGGACGAAACCCACCTACGCGTTGAGATCGTGGCCCTGGCCTTCGAGGGCATGAGTCGGCTTGAGCGCCACCGAAAGGTGATAGGTCTTCTGAAAGACCTGGAGGGCGTGCACGCTCTCTCTCTGGGGTTGCGATCTCCGGCAGAAAACGCCTCGGCCTAA
- a CDS encoding J domain-containing protein, translating to MVNPDDTASGSRRKRRPIPPLETFASDTRPRIRLCDHPGCTAEGLYRAPKDRDLKEYFWFCLNHVQAYNKAWNYYQGLREEDIEAAIRHSICWDRPTWPLGKRGGPGHAAPDGLHDPFTVFDDTGPTGPSSRQERRSARYREDGPRARAMRVLDLSEPLTLDTLKTRYKTLVKRYHPDANGGDRESEERFKMVNEAYHVLMAALGA from the coding sequence ATGGTCAACCCCGATGACACCGCCTCCGGCTCCCGTCGGAAGCGCCGCCCCATCCCGCCGCTTGAGACCTTTGCCTCGGACACCAGGCCAAGGATCCGCCTGTGCGACCACCCGGGATGCACGGCCGAGGGCCTCTATCGCGCGCCCAAGGACCGCGACTTAAAAGAGTATTTTTGGTTCTGCCTCAATCACGTTCAAGCCTATAACAAGGCTTGGAACTACTATCAGGGCCTGCGCGAGGAAGATATCGAGGCGGCCATCCGCCATTCCATCTGCTGGGACCGCCCGACGTGGCCCCTTGGCAAGCGGGGCGGCCCTGGACACGCCGCGCCGGATGGCCTGCACGACCCCTTCACGGTGTTTGACGACACCGGCCCGACCGGCCCCAGCAGCCGACAGGAACGCCGCAGCGCCCGCTACCGTGAGGATGGCCCGCGGGCCCGGGCGATGCGTGTGCTTGATCTCTCCGAGCCCCTGACCCTGGACACCCTCAAAACCCGCTACAAGACCCTTGTCAAGCGCTACCATCCCGACGCCAATGGGGGCGATCGGGAGTCCGAGGAGCGCTTCAAGATGGTCAACGAAGCCTACCACGTCTTGATGGCCGCGCTTGGCGCGTGA
- the cobS gene encoding cobaltochelatase subunit CobS produces the protein MTAPLTAAEPLLDKPDTTVSVREVFGLDSDMMVPAFSRPSEHVPDRDEAYRFDPDTTLAILAGFAHNRRVMVQGYHGTGKSTHIEQVAARLNWPCIRVNLDSHVSRIDLVGKDAIVLRDGQQITEFREGILPWCLQRPVALVFDEYDAGRPDVMFVIQRVLEVEGRLTLLDQSKVIRPHAFFRLFATTNTVGLGDTTGLYHGTQQINQGQMDRWNIVATLNYLEHDVEVNIALAKQPSYNTAEGRKVIDKMVAVADLSRAGFINGDISTVMSPRTVLTWAENALIFGDDAYAFRVTFLNKCDETERPIIAEYYQRCFGRDLPESIAAARVALA, from the coding sequence ATGACCGCCCCCTTGACCGCCGCCGAACCGCTTTTGGACAAGCCCGACACCACGGTCTCGGTGCGCGAGGTATTCGGTCTTGACTCCGACATGATGGTGCCCGCGTTTTCGCGTCCCTCCGAGCACGTGCCCGATCGTGACGAAGCCTACCGCTTCGACCCCGACACCACGCTCGCCATCCTGGCCGGGTTTGCCCACAACCGCCGCGTCATGGTGCAGGGGTATCATGGGACCGGCAAGTCCACCCATATCGAGCAGGTGGCGGCCCGCCTCAACTGGCCTTGCATCCGCGTCAACCTCGACAGCCATGTGAGCCGCATCGACTTGGTGGGCAAGGATGCGATCGTCTTGCGCGACGGCCAGCAGATTACCGAGTTCCGCGAGGGCATCTTGCCGTGGTGCCTTCAGCGCCCGGTCGCCCTGGTGTTTGATGAATACGATGCCGGCCGGCCCGATGTGATGTTCGTCATCCAGCGCGTCTTGGAAGTGGAGGGACGCCTGACCCTGCTTGACCAAAGCAAGGTGATCCGCCCGCACGCCTTCTTCCGCCTGTTCGCCACCACCAACACCGTCGGCCTGGGCGACACCACCGGTCTGTATCACGGCACGCAGCAGATCAACCAGGGCCAGATGGACCGCTGGAACATCGTGGCGACGCTCAACTACCTGGAGCACGATGTCGAGGTGAATATCGCCCTGGCCAAACAGCCCTCCTACAACACCGCCGAAGGCCGCAAGGTCATCGACAAGATGGTGGCGGTCGCTGATCTGTCACGCGCCGGCTTTATCAATGGCGATATCTCGACGGTCATGTCGCCGCGCACCGTTTTGACGTGGGCCGAGAACGCGCTCATCTTTGGCGACGATGCCTATGCCTTCCGCGTGACCTTCCTCAACAAGTGCGACGAAACCGAGCGCCCCATCATCGCCGAATACTACCAGCGCTGCTTTGGCCGCGACCTGCCCGAGAGCATCGCCGCCGCGCGCGTGGCCCTGGCTTGA
- the ribA gene encoding GTP cyclohydrolase II, with product MARLAARAWRVRASPPINSRQGPGIMIVSLLFRFRSGQEYHSSEPFGMTSKTRGVPGFPASLNSLDRPVTQPSSSPTALSDLQDAALLTRVARGINEIRLGAPVVVRSDREAVLMLPAEAPPETLAGLFARPGGGVVLTARRAAVLGLLPEAAGSEAVVVRLREPLTEAALARLADPCLDREGPLPALDSVEGVAALSAAGAAVGLAKLARLLPAAVVVPLPDPLEETATQILAAADIHEYQMAAARSLRQVGEARVPLAGAEDTRILAFRPADGGTEHVAILVGEVDPAKPILTRLHSECFTGDLLGSLRCDCGDQLRGAIEAMAAEGAGVLLYLAQEGRGIGLVNKLRAYQLQDQGFDTLDANGQLGFDDDERIYLPAARMLAHLGIAQVRLLTNNPLKVEALARHGVDVVERVPHVYAPNPHNLRYLETKARRGGHLF from the coding sequence GTGGCGAGGCTTGCGGCCAGGGCCTGGCGTGTCAGGGCATCGCCGCCAATCAACAGCAGGCAGGGGCCCGGGATCATGATAGTGTCTCTCCTCTTCCGGTTCCGCTCGGGACAGGAATATCATTCCTCCGAGCCCTTTGGTATGACGAGCAAGACCCGGGGTGTTCCGGGTTTTCCCGCCTCCTTGAATTCGTTGGACCGACCCGTGACCCAACCCTCTTCCTCGCCTACCGCCCTTTCCGACCTCCAGGACGCCGCCTTGCTGACCCGGGTGGCGCGCGGCATCAATGAAATTCGTCTCGGGGCCCCCGTTGTGGTGCGCAGCGACCGGGAGGCGGTGCTGATGTTGCCCGCCGAAGCGCCGCCCGAAACCCTGGCCGGCCTGTTTGCCCGTCCCGGGGGGGGCGTGGTTCTCACCGCCCGTCGGGCCGCCGTGCTGGGGCTCCTGCCCGAGGCCGCCGGGTCCGAGGCGGTGGTGGTCCGTCTGCGCGAGCCGCTGACCGAAGCCGCTTTGGCGCGGCTGGCCGATCCGTGCTTGGACCGGGAAGGTCCCCTGCCCGCTCTGGACAGCGTGGAGGGCGTTGCCGCCCTGTCGGCGGCGGGGGCGGCGGTGGGCTTGGCCAAGCTGGCCCGCTTGCTGCCGGCGGCGGTGGTGGTGCCCCTGCCCGACCCGCTGGAAGAGACGGCGACCCAGATTTTGGCAGCCGCCGATATTCACGAGTACCAGATGGCGGCGGCCCGCTCCTTGCGTCAGGTGGGCGAGGCGCGGGTGCCGCTGGCGGGGGCCGAGGACACCCGGATCCTGGCGTTTCGCCCGGCCGATGGCGGCACCGAGCATGTCGCCATCTTGGTGGGCGAGGTCGATCCGGCGAAGCCCATCCTGACCCGGTTGCACAGCGAGTGCTTTACCGGCGATTTGCTGGGATCGCTGCGCTGTGATTGCGGCGACCAGCTTCGCGGGGCCATTGAGGCCATGGCGGCCGAGGGCGCGGGGGTGTTGCTGTACCTGGCGCAGGAGGGACGGGGCATTGGTCTGGTCAACAAGCTGCGCGCCTATCAGCTTCAAGATCAGGGCTTCGATACCCTGGACGCCAACGGCCAACTTGGCTTTGATGATGACGAGCGGATTTATCTTCCGGCGGCGCGCATGCTGGCGCATTTGGGGATTGCACAGGTTCGTCTCTTGACCAACAATCCCTTGAAGGTCGAAGCCTTGGCGCGGCATGGGGTTGATGTGGTGGAGCGGGTTCCGCATGTCTATGCGCCCAACCCGCATAACCTGCGCTACCTGGAGACCAAGGCGCGCCGGGGCGGTCATCTGTTCTAA
- a CDS encoding response regulator transcription factor yields MIPGPCLLLIGGDALTRQALAASLATAGPFDVVAVAQAQEAPGALADHRPAVIVIEAPPDDPQGDATVRTVRQHGLTAPILRLVSQXXEGASVETLAKPFRLHELVARLKTLCQAEPVLALGASLFRPERKLLETPSGPWPGHLTDKEAQVLAVLARAPGQIVPRETLLTKVWGYSDALDTHTLETHVYRLRRKLEADPLPGLALVTEEGGYRLCLEPPA; encoded by the coding sequence ATGATCCCGGGCCCCTGCCTGCTGTTGATTGGCGGCGATGCCCTGACACGCCAGGCCCTGGCCGCAAGCCTCGCCACCGCCGGCCCCTTCGACGTTGTTGCCGTGGCCCAGGCCCAGGAGGCGCCCGGCGCCCTGGCCGATCACCGCCCGGCCGTGATTGTCATCGAAGCCCCCCCCGACGATCCCCAAGGCGACGCCACCGTGCGCACCGTACGGCAGCACGGCCTGACCGCGCCCATCCTGCGGCTGGTGAGCCAAGSCSGGGAGGGGGCGTCAGTCGAAACCCTGGCCAAGCCTTTTCGCCTTCATGAGTTGGTGGCCCGTCTGAAAACGCTGTGTCAGGCCGAGCCGGTCTTGGCCCTGGGGGCCAGCCTGTTCCGGCCCGAGCGCAAACTCCTGGAGACCCCGAGCGGCCCGTGGCCCGGCCATCTCACCGACAAAGAAGCCCAGGTGCTGGCCGTCCTGGCCCGGGCTCCGGGGCAAATTGTTCCACGTGAAACGTTGTTGACTAAAGTGTGGGGTTATAGCGACGCCCTCGACACCCACACCTTGGAGACCCACGTCTACCGCCTGCGCCGCAAACTGGAGGCCGACCCGCTCCCCGGGCTTGCCCTGGTGACGGAGGAGGGGGGCTACCGGCTTTGCCTGGAGCCCCCCGCGTAA
- the purH gene encoding bifunctional phosphoribosylaminoimidazolecarboxamide formyltransferase/IMP cyclohydrolase, which translates to MQHAIPLRRALFSVSDKTDLVSFARFLVEHGVELLSTGGSARALADAGLPVIEVADYTGSPEMLDGRVKTLHPRIHGGILGIRDNPEHQRAMEQHAIPPIDLVVVNLYPFEATVARGADFATCVENIDIGGPSLIRGAAKNHAFVTVVTDPEDYAKVMDDMRANNGATTLDLRRRLAAAAYARCGAYDGAISRWFQEQTGEENPRHIVFAGRLRQSLRYGENPHQKAGFYVHGLSRPGVANARQVQGKELSYNNINDTDAAFELVCEFNEPAVAIIKHANPCGVARGETVLDAYTKALACDPVSAFGGIVALNRRLDRAAAEAITGIFTEVVIAPDADDEALAVFAAKKNLRLLLTGVVADTTTPELTIRSVAGGFLVQDRDAADLLSADLRVVTKRAPTEREMADMLFAFKVCKHVKSNAIVYVREGCTVGIGAGQMSRVDSARIASWKSQEAAQAAGAAEPATKGSVVASDAFFPFADGLLAAVEAGATAVIQPGGSVRDDEVIKAADEAGLAMVFTGLRHFRH; encoded by the coding sequence GTGCAGCACGCTATTCCTCTTCGCCGCGCCTTGTTCAGCGTGTCGGACAAGACCGACCTCGTTTCCTTCGCCCGCTTCCTGGTCGAGCACGGCGTTGAACTGCTCTCGACCGGCGGCAGCGCCCGCGCCCTGGCCGATGCGGGCTTGCCGGTGATCGAGGTGGCCGACTACACCGGCTCGCCCGAAATGCTTGATGGCCGGGTCAAGACCCTCCATCCCCGGATCCATGGCGGCATCCTCGGCATCCGCGACAACCCCGAGCACCAGCGGGCCATGGAGCAGCACGCCATCCCGCCGATTGATCTGGTGGTGGTCAACCTCTATCCCTTCGAGGCCACCGTGGCGCGCGGTGCCGATTTCGCCACCTGCGTGGAAAACATCGACATCGGCGGCCCCTCCCTGATCCGCGGCGCCGCTAAAAACCATGCCTTCGTCACCGTGGTCACCGACCCCGAGGATTACGCCAAGGTCATGGACGACATGCGCGCCAACAACGGCGCCACTACCCTTGATCTGCGCCGCCGTCTCGCCGCCGCCGCCTATGCCCGCTGCGGCGCCTACGACGGAGCCATCAGCCGCTGGTTCCAAGAACAGACCGGCGAGGAAAATCCCCGGCACATCGTGTTCGCCGGCCGCTTGCGCCAGTCCCTGCGCTACGGCGAAAACCCGCATCAAAAAGCCGGCTTCTATGTCCACGGCCTGTCGCGCCCCGGCGTCGCCAACGCGCGGCAGGTTCAGGGCAAGGAACTCTCGTACAACAACATCAATGACACCGATGCCGCCTTCGAGCTGGTGTGCGAGTTCAACGAGCCGGCCGTCGCCATCATCAAGCACGCCAACCCTTGCGGCGTTGCCCGGGGTGAAACGGTGCTCGACGCCTACACCAAGGCCTTGGCCTGCGATCCCGTCAGTGCCTTCGGCGGCATCGTCGCCCTCAACCGCCGGCTTGACCGGGCGGCGGCCGAGGCGATCACCGGCATCTTCACCGAGGTGGTCATCGCCCCCGATGCCGACGACGAGGCCCTGGCCGTGTTCGCCGCCAAGAAGAACCTGCGTCTGTTGCTGACCGGGGTCGTCGCCGATACCACCACCCCGGAGCTGACCATCCGCTCGGTGGCCGGGGGCTTCCTGGTTCAGGACCGCGATGCCGCCGATCTCCTCAGCGCCGACCTGCGCGTCGTCACCAAGCGCGCCCCGACCGAGCGGGAAATGGCCGACATGCTGTTCGCCTTCAAGGTCTGCAAGCACGTCAAGTCCAACGCCATCGTCTATGTCCGCGAGGGCTGCACGGTGGGCATTGGCGCCGGCCAGATGAGCCGCGTCGATAGCGCCCGCATCGCGTCTTGGAAGTCGCAGGAAGCGGCCCAGGCCGCCGGCGCCGCCGAGCCCGCCACCAAGGGCTCGGTCGTCGCCTCCGATGCGTTCTTCCCGTTCGCCGACGGCCTGCTGGCCGCTGTCGAGGCCGGGGCCACCGCCGTGATCCAGCCGGGCGGCTCGGTGCGCGACGATGAGGTCATCAAGGCCGCCGACGAGGCCGGTCTTGCCATGGTCTTCACCGGGCTGCGCCACTTCCGCCATTAA
- a CDS encoding zinc-binding alcohol dehydrogenase family protein: MRAVGTKNPGPLSVPDALADITLPRPVPQGRDLLVEVKAVSVNPVDTKVRQRQAVGEDWKVLGWDAAGVVVETGPEVSGFHVGDTVYYAGDLTRPGTNAEFHRVDERLAARKPASLSFAEAAALPLTALTAWETLFDRLDVARPVPGAARSLLIIGGAGGVGSIAIQLARALTDLTVIATASRPETRDWVTTLGAHHVVDHTRPLAQALADQGLASPGLVFSTTQTDQHWAEIVALIAPQGRFALIDDPAQLDVMPLKRKSVSVHWEFMFTRSLFQTADQEAQGRILAEVARLVDAGTLRTTLTEVLGPINAPTVRQAHALIESGKARGKIVLEGFA, encoded by the coding sequence ATGCGTGCGGTTGGCACTAAAAATCCCGGGCCTTTGTCGGTTCCCGATGCCCTGGCGGACATCACTCTGCCCCGCCCTGTCCCCCAAGGCCGCGATCTTCTGGTTGAAGTCAAGGCGGTGTCGGTCAATCCGGTCGATACCAAGGTGCGTCAGCGCCAAGCGGTTGGGGAGGACTGGAAGGTTCTGGGGTGGGATGCGGCCGGTGTGGTGGTCGAGACCGGCCCCGAGGTCAGCGGATTTCACGTCGGGGATACGGTTTATTATGCCGGCGACCTGACCCGTCCCGGCACCAATGCCGAGTTTCATCGGGTGGACGAACGCCTTGCGGCCCGTAAGCCGGCCTCGCTGTCGTTTGCCGAGGCGGCCGCCCTCCCCCTCACCGCCCTCACCGCCTGGGAAACTCTGTTCGATCGGCTGGACGTGGCCCGACCGGTGCCCGGCGCGGCGCGCAGCCTGCTGATCATCGGCGGGGCCGGAGGGGTCGGATCCATCGCGATTCAGTTGGCCCGGGCTCTGACCGACCTCACGGTGATCGCCACCGCTTCAAGGCCGGAAACCCGCGACTGGGTCACCACGTTGGGGGCCCATCATGTTGTGGACCACACCCGACCGCTGGCCCAGGCCTTGGCCGATCAGGGGCTAGCCTCCCCCGGCCTTGTGTTTTCCACCACCCAGACCGACCAACATTGGGCGGAAATTGTCGCGCTGATCGCGCCGCAGGGCCGTTTCGCCCTGATCGACGATCCGGCCCAGCTCGACGTCATGCCGCTCAAGCGCAAGAGCGTTTCGGTACATTGGGAGTTCATGTTCACCCGCTCGCTGTTTCAAACGGCGGATCAGGAGGCCCAAGGGCGCATCCTGGCCGAAGTCGCGCGGCTGGTGGACGCAGGCACACTCCGCACCACCCTGACCGAAGTCTTGGGACCCATCAATGCCCCCACCGTGCGCCAAGCCCACGCCCTGATCGAAAGCGGCAAAGCACGCGGCAAGATCGTCTTAGAAGGCTTTGCCTAA